The Gillisia sp. Hel_I_86 genome has a segment encoding these proteins:
- the clpB gene encoding ATP-dependent chaperone ClpB, which produces MNLNNFTIKSQEAIQQAQQLAQELGHQQIENEHIFKGITLVDENVTPFLLKKLNINIGLFTQILDKTLENFPKVTGGDIMLSRTASSTLNDASSIAGKMKDEYVSIEHLILAIFKSSSKVAQILKDQGASEKSLRAAIDELRKGDRVTSKSAEETYNSLNKYAKNLNKLAEEGKLDPVIGRDEEIRRVLQILSRRTKNNPMLVGEPGVGKTAIAEGLAHRIIDGDIPENLKNKQIFSLDMGALIAGAKYKGEFEERLKAVIKEVTESEGDIVLFIDEIHTLVGAGGGQGAMDAANILKPALARGELRAIGATTLDEYQKYFEKDKALERRFQKVIVDEPDTESAISILRGIKEKYETHHKVRIKDEAIIAAVELSQRYITNRFLPDKAIDLMDEAASKIRMEINSKPEELDVLDRKVTQLEIEIEAIKRENDESKLKILTADLANLKEERNELNARWKNEKEVVDNIQSAKSDIEQFKLEAERAEREGDYGKVAEIRYGKIKEAQERLEELQKQVENNQDSKTLIKEEVTYEDIAEVVAKWTGVPVTKMLQSDREKLLKLEDELHKRVVGQEEAIQAVSDAVRRSRAGLQDQKKPIGTFLFLGTTGVGKTELAKALAEYLFDDESAMTRIDMSEYQERHAVSRLVGAPPGYIGYEEGGQLTEAVRRKPYSVILLDEIEKAHPDTFNILLQVLDEGRLTDNKGRLADFKNAIIIMTSNMGSPIIQEKFETVKDLDTAMESAKVEVLGLLKQTVRPEFINRIDDIVLFAPLNKKDILKIVGLQLNGLKKMLLKQGIVLDATKEALAYLSRLGFDPQYGARPVKRVLQREVLNKLSKEILSGRVKTDSIILLDEFDDTLVFRNQEELANKDQ; this is translated from the coding sequence ATGAACTTAAACAACTTTACCATAAAATCACAAGAGGCCATTCAGCAAGCACAACAACTTGCTCAGGAATTGGGTCATCAGCAAATAGAAAATGAACATATCTTCAAAGGCATTACCTTGGTCGATGAAAATGTAACTCCCTTTCTGCTCAAAAAATTAAATATCAATATTGGGCTTTTTACCCAAATACTGGATAAGACTTTAGAAAATTTCCCAAAAGTAACCGGGGGAGACATAATGCTCTCAAGAACTGCTTCTTCAACTTTAAATGACGCAAGTAGCATCGCCGGTAAAATGAAAGATGAATATGTTTCTATTGAACATCTAATATTGGCAATATTCAAATCTTCCAGTAAGGTTGCTCAGATCTTGAAAGATCAGGGCGCTTCAGAAAAAAGTCTTAGAGCGGCTATAGATGAATTGCGTAAAGGAGATCGAGTAACTTCTAAAAGCGCTGAGGAAACCTATAACTCACTTAACAAATACGCTAAAAACCTCAATAAGTTAGCTGAAGAAGGGAAACTGGATCCTGTTATTGGACGTGATGAAGAAATTAGGAGGGTACTCCAAATTCTATCCAGAAGAACAAAAAACAATCCGATGCTGGTTGGTGAACCCGGGGTTGGGAAAACCGCAATTGCGGAAGGACTAGCCCATAGGATCATAGATGGGGATATTCCAGAAAATTTAAAGAACAAACAAATATTTTCCCTAGATATGGGAGCGCTGATCGCTGGAGCCAAATATAAAGGAGAATTTGAAGAGCGCTTAAAAGCAGTAATAAAAGAAGTTACCGAAAGCGAAGGAGATATCGTATTATTTATCGATGAGATCCACACGCTTGTTGGTGCCGGTGGCGGACAAGGAGCAATGGATGCCGCAAATATTTTAAAGCCGGCCTTAGCTCGTGGAGAGTTAAGAGCCATTGGTGCCACTACCTTGGATGAATATCAGAAATATTTCGAAAAGGACAAAGCTTTGGAAAGACGTTTCCAAAAAGTGATAGTAGATGAGCCAGATACAGAAAGTGCTATCTCTATTCTTCGTGGGATCAAAGAAAAATATGAAACTCATCATAAAGTGCGTATCAAAGATGAGGCTATTATCGCAGCTGTAGAACTTTCGCAACGCTATATCACCAATAGGTTTTTACCAGATAAGGCGATAGATCTTATGGATGAAGCCGCATCAAAAATTAGGATGGAGATCAATTCCAAGCCGGAAGAATTAGATGTGCTGGATAGAAAAGTAACCCAATTAGAAATTGAGATCGAAGCTATCAAGCGGGAGAACGATGAGTCCAAGTTAAAAATTTTAACTGCCGATCTTGCCAACCTTAAGGAAGAGCGCAACGAATTGAATGCACGATGGAAGAACGAAAAAGAGGTTGTAGATAATATTCAATCGGCTAAATCTGATATCGAGCAATTTAAACTGGAAGCCGAAAGGGCAGAACGTGAAGGCGACTACGGAAAAGTGGCAGAAATTAGATATGGCAAAATTAAAGAAGCACAAGAGCGGTTAGAAGAACTACAGAAACAAGTAGAAAACAATCAGGATAGCAAAACGCTAATAAAAGAGGAAGTAACTTACGAGGATATCGCTGAAGTTGTTGCAAAATGGACCGGAGTGCCTGTTACTAAAATGTTGCAAAGTGATCGTGAAAAATTGCTGAAGCTAGAAGATGAATTGCACAAGCGTGTAGTTGGGCAGGAAGAGGCGATCCAAGCTGTGAGTGATGCTGTAAGAAGAAGTCGCGCCGGATTACAAGACCAAAAGAAGCCAATTGGGACCTTCTTGTTTTTGGGTACCACTGGAGTTGGTAAAACCGAGCTGGCGAAGGCTCTTGCAGAATATCTTTTTGATGACGAGTCTGCTATGACCAGAATAGATATGAGCGAATATCAAGAACGTCATGCGGTTAGTAGATTGGTAGGAGCACCTCCGGGATATATAGGTTACGAAGAAGGCGGCCAACTTACCGAAGCTGTTCGTAGAAAACCTTATTCTGTCATCCTATTGGATGAAATTGAAAAAGCACATCCCGATACTTTTAATATTTTATTGCAAGTGTTGGATGAAGGCAGGCTTACAGACAATAAAGGAAGATTGGCCGATTTCAAGAATGCTATTATTATAATGACATCCAACATGGGTTCTCCTATTATTCAGGAGAAATTTGAAACAGTAAAAGATCTTGACACTGCCATGGAAAGTGCAAAAGTAGAAGTACTTGGGTTATTAAAACAAACGGTTCGCCCAGAATTCATCAATAGAATAGATGATATTGTTCTATTTGCACCATTAAACAAGAAGGACATTCTAAAGATCGTAGGCCTACAGTTGAATGGACTTAAAAAAATGCTTTTAAAGCAAGGTATTGTGCTGGATGCTACAAAAGAAGCATTGGCATATCTTTCAAGACTAGGTTTCGACCCTCAATATGGGGCACGACCTGTAAAGAGGGTATTGCAAAGAGAGGTGCTGAACAAACTTTCTAAAGAAATCCTTTCGGGAAGAGTTAAAACAGATAGCATCATATTATTGGATGAATTCGATGACACACTGGTTTTCAGGAATCAGGAAGAACTAGCAAACAAAGACCAATAA
- the ytxJ gene encoding bacillithiol system redox-active protein YtxJ, with protein sequence MGFFDRMFKSENNDNNPENKSVPWIQLTQIETLEEIAKDSFNQPIAILKHSTSCGISRMVLRQFEQNYNLDPDSIKLYFLDLLRYRDISNKIASRFNVPHESPQLIMIKDGKAVYDASHSAITIEKLKTV encoded by the coding sequence ATGGGATTTTTTGATAGAATGTTCAAGTCTGAAAATAATGACAATAATCCAGAGAATAAATCTGTGCCTTGGATTCAACTAACTCAAATTGAGACCTTAGAGGAAATAGCCAAAGATTCTTTTAACCAGCCAATTGCAATTTTAAAACATTCTACATCTTGTGGGATTAGTAGAATGGTTTTAAGACAATTTGAGCAAAATTATAATCTAGATCCAGATTCAATTAAATTATATTTCTTGGATCTTTTGAGATACAGGGATATTTCCAATAAGATTGCTTCCAGGTTTAATGTCCCTCATGAGAGTCCACAATTGATTATGATCAAAGATGGAAAAGCTGTTTATGATGCTTCCCATAGTGCGATCACTATAGAGAAATTGAAAACAGTGTAA
- the fahA gene encoding fumarylacetoacetase produces MPISANDPNRKTWLDIPSNTDFPIQNIPFGVFLTRDDMVTIGTRIGDYAIDLGALHQLGYFDEIPLTDDIFLQDTLNDFISDGKKTWRLVRNRIADIFDAKNPKLKDNQDHRNTVLFTLDEIEMQLPVQVGDYTDFYSSKEHATNVGTMFRDPDNALLPNWLHIPVGYHGRSSSIIPSGIPVHRPQGQTLPAGATEPIFGPSRLVDFELEMAFITTDGNPLGESIPIDEAEDYIFGMVLFNDWSARDIQKWEYVPLGPFLAKNFASSISPWIVTLDALEPFRTKSPEPEKELLPYLQFKGKKSFNIHLEVAIQPEDKEETTISKSNFKYMYWNMSQQLAHHTVNGCPINSGDMMGSGTISGPTPDSYGSMLELSWKGEKPVKLSDGTERKFIEDNDTVIMRGYCEGKDRRIGFGEVSTKLLPVYEPQTKKK; encoded by the coding sequence ATGCCTATATCAGCAAATGATCCTAATAGAAAAACCTGGCTGGACATTCCAAGTAACACCGATTTTCCAATTCAAAATATTCCGTTCGGAGTTTTTTTAACAAGAGACGATATGGTTACAATTGGAACCAGAATTGGTGACTACGCCATTGATCTGGGTGCCCTACATCAATTAGGATATTTTGACGAAATCCCTCTTACCGATGATATTTTTCTTCAAGATACTTTAAACGACTTTATATCTGATGGTAAAAAAACCTGGCGTTTGGTGAGAAACCGAATCGCTGATATTTTTGATGCCAAAAATCCAAAATTAAAAGACAACCAAGATCATCGAAATACAGTGCTTTTCACTTTAGATGAAATTGAAATGCAATTACCGGTACAGGTAGGAGATTATACCGATTTCTATTCTAGTAAAGAACATGCTACCAATGTGGGGACCATGTTCCGTGACCCAGATAATGCACTTTTACCAAACTGGTTGCATATCCCTGTAGGTTACCACGGAAGAAGTTCTTCTATAATTCCCAGTGGTATCCCAGTACATAGACCGCAAGGTCAAACTTTACCGGCAGGGGCTACAGAACCCATTTTTGGCCCTTCCAGATTGGTGGATTTCGAATTGGAAATGGCATTTATTACAACAGATGGAAACCCATTGGGAGAGTCAATTCCCATAGACGAAGCTGAAGATTATATCTTTGGAATGGTCTTGTTTAATGACTGGAGTGCAAGAGACATTCAGAAATGGGAATACGTGCCGCTAGGGCCCTTCTTGGCGAAGAATTTTGCCTCTTCAATTTCACCTTGGATCGTAACCCTGGACGCCTTAGAGCCTTTTAGGACTAAAAGCCCGGAACCGGAAAAGGAATTACTTCCTTACCTTCAATTTAAAGGAAAGAAAAGTTTCAATATTCATTTAGAGGTTGCAATACAGCCTGAAGATAAAGAAGAGACAACGATCTCTAAATCCAATTTCAAATATATGTATTGGAACATGAGTCAGCAACTGGCTCATCATACTGTGAATGGATGCCCAATTAATTCTGGAGACATGATGGGTTCTGGAACTATTTCCGGGCCAACCCCCGATTCTTATGGATCCATGCTGGAACTTTCATGGAAAGGTGAAAAACCTGTGAAATTAAGTGATGGAACTGAGCGGAAATTTATTGAAGATAACGATACGGTTATTATGCGTGGGTACTGTGAAGGAAAAGACAGAAGAATAGGTTTTGGAGAGGTAAGCACTAAGCTTTTACCGGTTTACGAACCCCAAACGAAGAAAAAATAA